The Devosia sp. MC521 genome has a segment encoding these proteins:
- a CDS encoding MFS transporter, with the protein MIRVTPLILAVALFMEQMDSTVIATSLPAIAADIGSEPIALKLALTAYFVALAIFIPISGWMADRFGAKNIFRLAIFVFMLGSLACSFANSLETFVASRFFQGIGSSMMTPVGRLLLVRSTPRNELVSAMAWLTVPALIAPVTGPLIGGFLTTYLSWHWIFWINIPIGIAGIIFSGIYLKVPDERAPRPIDLVGFLIAAVAFSGTVFGLSVISLPAVPITYGYLTLAIGLVAAALYVLHARRVTYPLLDPKLLRHKLFRSSITGGSVFRIGVGAVPFLLPLMLQLGFGMTPFESGAITFVSALGAMGSKFIAERVYARWGFPRVLGVSAVLGGLLIGAQGLFTAETAAAVMMGVIVFGGVLRSIFFTGSNALGYADISDEEASQATAIVAVSQQLSVAFGVAVAGAVIEITRHFTGGALTLINFQIAFFAVGTLSALGGLVYFTLPANAGSDVSGHKGRAKG; encoded by the coding sequence TGTCATCGCCACCAGCCTACCTGCAATTGCAGCCGATATCGGCTCTGAGCCCATCGCCCTAAAGTTGGCGCTGACGGCTTACTTCGTGGCGCTGGCGATTTTTATCCCTATTAGCGGGTGGATGGCCGACCGTTTCGGAGCGAAGAACATCTTCCGTCTGGCGATCTTCGTTTTCATGCTGGGGTCTCTGGCATGTTCCTTTGCCAATTCGCTCGAGACCTTTGTGGCATCGCGCTTTTTCCAAGGCATAGGGTCGTCCATGATGACACCCGTCGGACGCTTACTACTCGTGCGCTCAACACCCAGAAATGAACTCGTGTCAGCCATGGCTTGGCTCACAGTCCCCGCGCTGATTGCTCCTGTGACAGGCCCGCTTATCGGCGGTTTTCTGACAACATATCTCAGCTGGCATTGGATCTTCTGGATCAACATCCCGATTGGTATCGCCGGGATCATCTTTTCGGGCATCTACCTCAAAGTGCCGGATGAGCGCGCACCGCGCCCTATCGATTTGGTCGGATTTCTCATCGCCGCCGTCGCCTTCTCGGGCACGGTATTCGGCCTGTCTGTGATCAGCCTTCCAGCCGTTCCCATCACGTATGGCTATCTAACACTGGCGATTGGGCTTGTTGCTGCTGCCCTTTACGTGCTTCACGCGCGCCGGGTGACCTATCCCCTGCTGGATCCCAAGCTGTTGCGCCACAAGCTTTTCCGATCCTCGATAACGGGCGGCTCGGTGTTTCGCATCGGTGTGGGAGCTGTTCCGTTTCTCCTCCCGCTGATGCTGCAACTCGGCTTTGGCATGACCCCATTTGAAAGTGGCGCCATCACATTCGTGTCGGCGCTCGGCGCGATGGGGAGCAAGTTCATCGCCGAACGTGTCTACGCCCGCTGGGGTTTCCCGCGCGTCCTGGGCGTCTCGGCGGTGTTAGGCGGCCTTCTCATCGGCGCGCAGGGTCTGTTCACAGCCGAAACAGCGGCGGCGGTCATGATGGGCGTAATCGTATTCGGCGGCGTACTCCGCTCGATCTTTTTCACGGGGTCGAACGCCCTGGGCTACGCAGACATTTCCGATGAAGAAGCCAGCCAAGCCACCGCCATCGTGGCGGTATCCCAGCAGTTGTCGGTCGCCTTCGGTGTTGCCGTGGCGGGTGCCGTGATCGAGATCACGCGCCATTTCACCGGTGGCGCGCTGACGCTGATAAACTTCCAGATCGCATTCTTCGCGGTCGGCACCCTCAGCGCCCTCGGTGGATTGGTCTATTTCACCCTGCCCGCAAACGCGGGCAGCGACGTGTCGGGGCATAAGGGCCGCGCTAAAGGCTGA
- a CDS encoding RlmE family RNA methyltransferase yields the protein MANSKALGTGGRKSDRDFKIRVKSAKGRKVASTKWLERQLNDPYVARARSEGYRSRAAFKIKEMDEKHKFFKKGMRVVDLGAAPGGWSQVAATAVGSTPDNVLVIGIDYIEMDDIPGVNLLRKDFTEDDAPGMLIDMLGGHKADVVMSDMAWPTTGHRPTDHLRIVHLIEIAADFAIEVLKPGGTFVAKVFQGGTEHELLHMLKRHFDTTFHSKPPSSRKDSAEAYLVAKGFKGLDFRHEHNNDHDE from the coding sequence ATGGCCAATAGTAAAGCCCTGGGCACAGGCGGTCGTAAGTCCGACAGAGACTTTAAAATTCGCGTTAAATCGGCCAAGGGCCGTAAAGTCGCGTCGACGAAGTGGCTTGAGCGTCAGCTCAACGACCCCTATGTGGCGCGCGCACGCTCTGAAGGGTATCGCTCTCGAGCTGCCTTCAAAATCAAAGAGATGGACGAAAAGCACAAGTTCTTCAAAAAGGGCATGCGCGTCGTCGATCTTGGTGCAGCGCCGGGCGGCTGGTCGCAGGTAGCGGCGACCGCTGTTGGCTCAACGCCGGACAACGTGCTCGTCATCGGTATCGACTATATCGAAATGGACGACATCCCCGGTGTGAACCTGCTGCGCAAGGATTTCACCGAGGATGATGCTCCGGGCATGTTGATCGACATGCTGGGTGGCCACAAGGCCGACGTCGTCATGTCCGATATGGCGTGGCCGACGACAGGCCACCGTCCGACTGACCACCTTCGTATCGTTCACCTGATCGAGATCGCGGCAGACTTCGCCATTGAGGTCCTCAAGCCCGGCGGCACGTTTGTGGCAAAGGTTTTCCAAGGCGGCACCGAGCATGAGCTGTTGCACATGCTCAAGCGTCACTTTGATACGACCTTCCACTCCAAGCCTCCCTCAAGCCGCAAAGACTCCGCAGAGGCTTATCTCGTGGCGAAGGGGTTCAAAGGCCTGGATTTCCGGCATGAACACAACAACGATCACGACGAATAG
- a CDS encoding Ppx/GppA phosphatase family protein produces the protein MADLTRSAAVSVLKAEAGAGVSSGQSRKDRAAIAPPGSPDPRTLNAPNPRRHRGAIYAALDLGTNNCRLLIARPHERGFRVLDGYTRIVRLGEGVSVTGRLADGAMERTMDALRMCRNKLREHQPTRMRLIATEACRAAENGPAFLARVKSELGIELEIVDRRTEAELAVTGCADLIDTQAQGALMFDIGGGSSELAWLDFRGGRPRSQGRMSASIRSWQSMPVGVVSIAEKFGGVNVTRETFEDMVSYVSEHLRQFRGREKLRQMIAEHPVHLIGTSGTVTTLAGLHLGLERYERLKVDGLWMRRDQVDETMRVLLNMPFERRVAHACIGKDRADLVLPGCAIFEAIRREWPTDRVRVADRGLREGILISLMDADRSQKRPIRHPRRAGNGQ, from the coding sequence GTGGCCGATCTTACTCGGTCCGCCGCTGTTTCGGTCTTAAAAGCCGAGGCAGGGGCCGGTGTATCTTCCGGTCAAAGCCGGAAGGATAGGGCAGCCATTGCGCCGCCCGGATCGCCGGATCCGCGGACCCTAAACGCCCCGAATCCCCGTCGACACCGCGGCGCCATTTACGCTGCGCTCGATTTGGGAACGAACAATTGCCGTCTTCTTATTGCCAGACCCCATGAAAGGGGTTTTCGCGTTTTAGATGGCTACACACGCATTGTCCGACTAGGCGAGGGCGTTTCTGTCACCGGTCGTTTGGCTGATGGCGCGATGGAACGCACCATGGACGCGCTGCGGATGTGCCGTAACAAGTTGCGCGAGCATCAGCCGACGCGCATGCGTTTGATCGCAACCGAAGCCTGCCGCGCCGCTGAAAATGGTCCTGCATTTTTGGCCCGTGTGAAGAGCGAGCTCGGGATCGAACTTGAGATCGTTGATCGTCGCACTGAGGCCGAATTGGCCGTTACCGGTTGCGCCGATCTGATTGATACTCAGGCGCAAGGCGCGCTGATGTTTGATATCGGCGGGGGTTCCTCAGAGCTGGCTTGGCTCGACTTCCGTGGCGGTCGCCCGCGTTCGCAGGGGCGGATGTCTGCTTCTATTCGGTCGTGGCAGTCCATGCCGGTTGGCGTGGTCTCGATTGCCGAAAAATTCGGCGGTGTGAATGTCACGCGCGAGACGTTTGAAGACATGGTCTCCTACGTTTCTGAGCACCTCCGTCAGTTCCGTGGCCGCGAAAAGCTGCGTCAGATGATTGCCGAACATCCAGTCCATTTGATTGGCACGTCAGGTACGGTGACGACGCTTGCGGGTTTACATCTCGGCCTGGAACGCTATGAGCGTCTGAAAGTTGACGGCCTTTGGATGCGGCGCGATCAGGTTGATGAAACCATGCGCGTTCTGCTGAACATGCCGTTTGAGCGCCGTGTCGCGCATGCTTGCATAGGCAAGGATCGCGCCGATCTCGTGCTTCCCGGTTGTGCTATTTTTGAGGCCATCCGTCGTGAATGGCCTACGGATCGCGTTCGGGTTGCCGATCGTGGTCTTCGTGAAGGTATTTTGATTTCCCTTATGGACGCTGATCGCTCCCAGAAGCGTCCAATTCGACATCCAAGGAGGGCGGGCAATGGCCAATAG
- a CDS encoding DeoR/GlpR family DNA-binding transcription regulator, which yields MSGRTRVEGLLSQRADSPAASNGLNERQERILVAIGANGAASVSELAEQFNVTTQTIRRDLKLLNERGLLVKGFGGAFAAPGVARYTYNERGSTEVDIKRQLVNALKPILFDGATVFVGLGTTFHGLHQVVAEFPGMLLASPNLEVIYSCAMNTDATVYVYGGYVRNKDTSILTLADTSRQKFKFDIAIIGASAIDREGSVLEFDPMEVDLVRDVLALSRRVVLVAHDGKFSQNAPHVVTHLSEVDVLVTNGDPATYFDDATTLKGLDIIRV from the coding sequence ATGAGTGGCCGGACGCGTGTTGAAGGATTGTTGTCTCAGCGCGCGGACTCTCCGGCCGCTTCTAACGGCCTGAATGAGCGGCAAGAGCGAATTCTTGTCGCCATTGGTGCCAATGGCGCAGCATCTGTTTCTGAACTTGCTGAGCAGTTTAACGTCACCACCCAGACTATTCGGCGGGACTTAAAACTGCTCAACGAACGGGGCCTGCTGGTCAAAGGTTTTGGCGGCGCTTTCGCGGCCCCGGGTGTCGCGCGATACACTTATAATGAGCGCGGTAGCACCGAAGTCGACATCAAACGCCAGCTCGTCAATGCGCTCAAGCCGATCCTGTTTGACGGCGCCACGGTCTTCGTGGGCCTGGGGACGACCTTCCATGGCCTCCATCAAGTTGTTGCCGAATTTCCTGGCATGCTCTTGGCGTCGCCCAATCTGGAAGTGATCTATAGCTGCGCGATGAATACCGACGCCACCGTCTATGTTTACGGCGGCTATGTGCGCAATAAGGACACTTCCATCCTCACCCTCGCCGACACTAGTCGACAAAAGTTCAAGTTTGATATCGCCATCATCGGCGCAAGCGCGATTGATCGGGAGGGCTCTGTGCTGGAGTTCGATCCGATGGAGGTCGATCTGGTGCGTGACGTTCTCGCTTTGAGTCGGCGGGTCGTACTCGTCGCTCATGACGGAAAATTCAGCCAGAACGCGCCCCATGTGGTCACGCATCTCTCCGAAGTCGATGTGCTTGTCACAAACGGTGATCCCGCCACATATTTTGACGACGCTACGACCTTGAAAGGTCTCGATATCATCCGCGTGTGA